A genomic stretch from Vibrio neptunius includes:
- a CDS encoding TetR/AcrR family transcriptional regulator, which yields MFGFSCKKSDKKDGVRCGFGLTKKQQAIADREIELILLAKALVQKEGWSNLTMDKLTAASPYSKGTIYNHFSSKEDAIVALCIHSLKSEAVLFARAAEFEGCTREKIIAMHVGYRIYTRMEPILSMCALMAKNPFVLEKASPERVKALNELEEQVIEGADQLVNYAVESGDLKFSPGISSDAIVFANWSIAFGSNALTQNASNSHCINRLQDPFSVLHNANMLLDGLNWKPLSSEWDYKKTWRRVEQELFSQEIEYLNSVGR from the coding sequence ATGTTTGGCTTTAGCTGTAAAAAGAGTGATAAAAAAGACGGCGTCCGTTGTGGTTTTGGGTTAACCAAGAAACAACAGGCCATTGCCGATAGAGAAATAGAGCTGATTCTGCTGGCGAAAGCGCTGGTTCAAAAGGAAGGGTGGAGTAACCTGACCATGGACAAGCTGACGGCAGCAAGCCCTTACTCGAAAGGTACGATTTATAATCACTTTAGTAGTAAAGAAGACGCGATTGTTGCGCTTTGTATTCATTCTCTGAAAAGCGAAGCTGTGTTATTCGCCCGCGCTGCAGAATTTGAAGGCTGTACACGGGAAAAAATCATAGCGATGCATGTAGGCTACCGTATCTACACGCGCATGGAGCCGATTTTGTCCATGTGTGCACTAATGGCGAAAAATCCTTTTGTACTTGAGAAGGCGTCGCCAGAACGTGTTAAAGCGCTAAATGAGCTGGAAGAGCAAGTGATAGAAGGCGCCGATCAACTGGTTAACTACGCGGTTGAAAGTGGTGACCTCAAGTTCTCACCAGGTATCAGCTCAGATGCGATAGTGTTTGCCAATTGGTCGATTGCTTTTGGGTCTAATGCCCTTACGCAAAATGCGTCCAATAGCCATTGTATCAATCGCCTACAGGACCCGTTCTCTGTGCTCCATAATGCGAATATGCTGTTAGATGGGTTGAACTGGAAGCCTCTCTCTAGTGAGTGGGATTACAAGAAAACCTGGCGCCGAGTAGAACAGGAGCTATTTAGTCAAGAGATCGAATATCTCAACTCCGTCGGACGCTAA